Proteins encoded in a region of the Phoenix dactylifera cultivar Barhee BC4 chromosome 3, palm_55x_up_171113_PBpolish2nd_filt_p, whole genome shotgun sequence genome:
- the LOC103699129 gene encoding nuclear transcription factor Y subunit B-1-like, translated as MADGVGNSPESEGHPNNFHTAQGTSGGAASGDGGIKEQDRLLPIANVGRIMKQILPPNAKISKEAKETMQECVSEFISFVTGEASDKCHKEKRKTVNGDDICWALSTLGFDDYAEPMRRYLQKYREMEGDRAASGSQNSRANSMDARDEVRGEQQKYQSSGAGQSMFNAMEGNNASTSRRF; from the coding sequence ATGGCTGATGGCGTAGGGAACAGCCCAGAGTCAGAAGGTCATCCTAATAATTTCCACACAGCTCAGGGTACATCCGGCGGCGCAGCATCAGGCGATGGAGGCATCAAGGAGCAAGATCGACTTCTGCCCATCGCCAACGTGGGGAGGATCATGAAGCAAATCCTTCCTCCCAATGCTAAGATCTCCAAGGAAGCCAAGGAGACGATGCAAGAGTGTGTGTCGGAGTTTATTAGCTTCGTCACTGGGGAGGCCTCTGATAAGTGCCACAAGGAGAAGCGCAAGACGGTGAATGGAGACGACATATGCTGGGCCCTCAGCACCCTGGGATTCGATGACTATGCCGAGCCGATGAGGAGGTATTTGCAGAAGTATCGGGAGATGGAAGGGGATAGAGCGGCTTCTGGAAGTCAAAATAGTAGGGCGAACAGTATGGATGCTAGAGATGAAGTAAGAGGTGAGCAGCAAAAATATCAATCATCTGGAGCTGGTCAGTCAATGTTTAACGCCATGGAGGGGAATAATGCTTCAACATCAAGGCGATTTTAG